Proteins found in one Serinicoccus marinus DSM 15273 genomic segment:
- the dnaG gene encoding DNA primase, whose translation MPRIKDEDVKAVKERASIEEVVREHVTLRTAGVGAMKGLCPFHDEKTPSFQIRTAVGSYHCFGCGVGGDVISFLMEIDHLTFAEAVERLADKLGITLRYEEIGTGGRGRGEQAPVGQRTRLMEAHRVAEEFYHEALLRSGEGRKGRDFLRDKGFTGEHATRFMVGYAPRESTALVSHLRSRGFTEEELVLGGLANRRGRGLSDRFQGRVLWPIRAITGDTVGFGARRLYDDDWSPAKYLNTSETPIYKKTGVLYGLDLAKKPIATERTAVVVEGYTDVMAAHLSGVETAVATCGTAFGGDHISILRRILRDEAGRAPAKVIFTFDGDAAGQKAAMKAFEQDQRWAAQSYVAVAADGQDPNDLWIATKDAEGQEQGRAVRDLVESATPLFEFAVRTTLAPYDLSEAAQRVQAMRAVAPILAQIRDRTLRPEVVRDVSGWMGVDPDVLATEVHRAQSRPVQAAPRTPAPDEATREGPEQPSLPQPDLRDPVQVAERQLVQVALQYPLAIVAEDMDELEPEALRAPMHRAVWHAMREAGGVQGAAQRSARSWVEAVLAGTPPPVHPLVHELSVAMLPDRLDPETGMPREAFVDWLVLRVRLAGVEQEVADLLGQQSRAPDGSTDKRRLDERLMELHRERARLRARME comes from the coding sequence ATGCCCCGCATCAAGGACGAGGACGTCAAGGCGGTCAAGGAGCGCGCCTCCATCGAGGAGGTCGTGCGCGAGCACGTGACCCTCCGGACCGCGGGCGTCGGTGCGATGAAGGGGCTGTGCCCGTTCCACGACGAGAAGACCCCGTCGTTCCAGATCCGCACCGCGGTCGGCAGCTACCACTGCTTCGGTTGTGGCGTGGGTGGCGACGTCATCTCCTTCCTCATGGAGATCGACCACCTGACCTTCGCCGAGGCGGTGGAGCGGCTCGCGGACAAGCTCGGCATCACGCTGCGCTACGAGGAGATCGGCACCGGCGGGCGCGGGCGGGGCGAGCAGGCGCCGGTCGGGCAGCGGACCCGGCTCATGGAGGCGCATCGGGTGGCCGAGGAGTTCTACCACGAGGCGCTGCTGCGCTCCGGCGAGGGACGCAAGGGTCGGGACTTCCTGCGCGACAAGGGTTTCACCGGTGAGCACGCCACCCGCTTCATGGTCGGGTATGCCCCCCGCGAGAGCACCGCGCTGGTGTCCCACCTGCGCAGCCGCGGCTTCACCGAGGAGGAGCTGGTCCTCGGGGGACTGGCGAACCGTCGTGGGCGCGGGCTCTCCGACCGGTTCCAGGGCCGGGTGCTCTGGCCGATCCGCGCCATCACCGGCGACACCGTCGGCTTCGGCGCCCGCCGGCTCTACGACGACGACTGGAGCCCGGCGAAGTACCTCAACACCTCCGAGACACCGATCTACAAGAAGACCGGCGTGCTCTACGGCCTCGACCTGGCCAAGAAGCCGATCGCGACCGAGCGGACCGCGGTGGTGGTGGAGGGGTATACCGACGTCATGGCCGCGCACCTGTCCGGTGTGGAGACCGCGGTGGCGACCTGCGGCACTGCCTTCGGCGGTGACCACATCTCCATCCTGCGGCGCATCCTGCGCGACGAGGCCGGGCGGGCGCCGGCCAAGGTGATCTTCACCTTCGACGGCGACGCCGCCGGGCAGAAGGCGGCGATGAAGGCCTTCGAGCAGGACCAGCGCTGGGCGGCCCAGTCCTACGTCGCGGTGGCGGCGGACGGGCAGGACCCCAACGACCTCTGGATCGCGACGAAGGATGCCGAGGGGCAGGAGCAGGGCCGGGCGGTGCGGGACCTGGTGGAGAGCGCCACCCCGCTCTTCGAGTTCGCGGTCCGCACCACCCTCGCGCCCTACGACCTGTCCGAGGCGGCCCAGCGGGTCCAGGCCATGCGTGCCGTCGCCCCGATCCTGGCGCAGATCCGCGACCGCACGCTCCGGCCCGAGGTCGTGCGCGACGTCTCCGGCTGGATGGGGGTCGACCCTGACGTCCTCGCGACCGAGGTGCACCGCGCCCAGAGCCGGCCGGTGCAGGCCGCGCCGCGCACCCCCGCCCCCGACGAGGCCACCCGGGAGGGACCGGAGCAGCCCTCGCTCCCGCAGCCCGACCTGCGCGACCCGGTTCAGGTGGCCGAGCGGCAGCTGGTGCAGGTGGCGCTGCAGTATCCCCTCGCCATCGTCGCCGAGGACATGGACGAGCTCGAGCCCGAGGCGCTGCGCGCGCCGATGCACCGGGCGGTCTGGCACGCGATGCGCGAGGCCGGGGGAGTGCAGGGCGCAGCTCAGCGCAGCGCGCGGTCCTGGGTCGAGGCGGTGCTCGCCGGCACCCCGCCGCCCGTGCACCCGCTGGTGCACGAGCTGTCGGTCGCCATGCTGCCGGACCGGCTGGACCCGGAGACGGGGATGCCGCGCGAGGCCTTCGTCGACTGGCTGGTACTCCGGGTGCGGCTGGCCGGGGTTGAGCAGGAGGTGGCCGATCTGCTCGGCCAGCAGTCGCGGGCGCCCGACGGCAGCACCGACAAGCGCAGGTTGGACGAGCGGCTCATGGAGCTGCACCGCGAGCGGGCCCGGCTGCGGGCCAGGATGGAGTGA
- a CDS encoding MDR family MFS transporter — MIREETSLSASVQATTQAPSPEDARVRLVLRVLTAAAFVVILNETLMLNALPPLMAAFGVDAGAGQWLTTGFMLTMAVVIPMTGWLLKRLSIRSAFLLAMSVFIVGTATAAFAPTFSVLLVGRVIQASGTAVMMPLLMTTIMTMVPPERRGSVMGNLTLAISVAPAMGPPVSGLILQLAGWRWLFLLVLPIAAAMLVGGGRLLRGSEPGREARLDVPSALLTAIGFGGLVYGLSALGEGAPGPAGPGTSLTVGVIALAVFAWRQLRLARRDEALVFLDLRALRVTRYAVPLALMCLAFMALIGAMLLLPILLQEVRGFSTLASGLMLMPGGLAMGLLGPTVGRLYDRFGPRPLVVPGGIGLATGMTGMALLATQVPWWGLVGLHVLVSLSLAFIFTPCFTAGLGALPNRLYSHGSAMLGTGQQVAAAAGTALVVTVMETRAHQLGVGGLGEVEALSGGIGAGLVVATAITVGVLILALFVRASLPERADDPAERRDQGHDTAGGAGTAYPEPVA, encoded by the coding sequence ATGATCCGCGAGGAGACCTCGTTGTCCGCGTCCGTCCAGGCCACCACCCAGGCGCCGTCGCCGGAGGACGCGCGGGTGCGCCTCGTGCTGCGGGTGCTCACGGCGGCCGCCTTCGTGGTGATCCTCAACGAGACGCTGATGCTCAACGCGCTGCCGCCGCTCATGGCGGCCTTCGGCGTCGACGCCGGGGCGGGCCAGTGGCTCACCACCGGCTTCATGCTGACGATGGCCGTGGTCATCCCCATGACCGGGTGGCTGCTGAAGCGGCTGTCGATCCGCTCGGCCTTCCTGCTCGCGATGAGCGTCTTCATCGTCGGCACGGCGACCGCGGCCTTCGCGCCCACCTTCTCGGTCCTGCTCGTGGGCCGGGTCATCCAGGCCAGCGGCACCGCGGTGATGATGCCGCTGCTCATGACGACGATCATGACGATGGTGCCGCCGGAGCGCCGCGGCAGCGTCATGGGCAACCTGACCCTGGCCATCTCGGTGGCCCCGGCGATGGGTCCGCCCGTCTCTGGGCTGATCCTGCAGCTCGCCGGTTGGCGCTGGCTCTTCCTCCTCGTGCTGCCGATCGCGGCGGCGATGCTCGTCGGCGGCGGACGGCTCCTGCGCGGCAGCGAGCCGGGGCGGGAGGCGCGCCTGGATGTGCCGAGCGCACTGCTCACCGCGATCGGCTTCGGGGGACTCGTCTACGGCCTCAGCGCGCTCGGCGAGGGCGCTCCCGGTCCGGCGGGGCCCGGCACCTCGCTGACCGTCGGCGTCATCGCGCTCGCCGTCTTCGCCTGGCGGCAGCTGCGGCTCGCCCGCCGCGACGAGGCCCTGGTCTTCCTCGACCTGCGCGCGCTCCGGGTGACCCGGTATGCCGTGCCGCTCGCCCTCATGTGCCTCGCCTTCATGGCGCTCATCGGGGCGATGCTGCTCCTGCCGATCCTGCTCCAGGAGGTGCGCGGCTTCAGCACCCTCGCCTCCGGCCTCATGCTCATGCCGGGCGGTCTCGCGATGGGGCTGCTGGGCCCTACCGTCGGCCGGCTCTACGACCGGTTCGGCCCCCGGCCGCTCGTGGTCCCCGGTGGCATCGGGCTGGCGACGGGCATGACGGGGATGGCGCTGCTCGCCACGCAGGTGCCCTGGTGGGGCCTGGTGGGCCTGCACGTGCTGGTCAGCCTGTCCCTCGCCTTCATCTTCACGCCCTGCTTCACCGCCGGCCTCGGGGCGCTGCCGAACCGGCTCTACAGCCACGGCAGCGCGATGCTCGGCACCGGGCAGCAGGTCGCCGCGGCCGCCGGGACGGCGCTCGTGGTGACCGTCATGGAGACCCGTGCACACCAGCTCGGCGTCGGCGGCCTGGGCGAGGTCGAGGCGCTATCCGGCGGCATCGGCGCCGGCCTCGTGGTCGCGACCGCCATCACCGTCGGCGTGCTCATCCTCGCGCTTTTCGTGCGCGCTTCGCTGCCGGAGCGGGCGGACGATCCTGCCGAGCGCAGGGACCAGGGGCACGACACCGCCGGAGGTGCGGGCACGGCATACCCCGAGCCCGTAGCCTGA
- the ligD gene encoding non-homologous end-joining DNA ligase, translating into MPKATSPATEVEVGGRTVRISNPDRVYFPDLGLTKLDLAHYYLAVGDGIVTALRERPCMMHRFPDGIGGERVHQKRLPRGAPKWMETVHVTFPRWNRTADELCVTELAQVVWSVQMSCVEFHPWNSRRGHVEQPDEWRIDLDPGDECDFATVRRVAGVAHEVLDELGATGWPKTTGSKGLHVYVRIPPEHGFADVRRAALAFAREVERRTDDATTTWWRKDRDPRQVFVDFNQNARDHTIAAAYSVRATADARVSAPLRWDEVADCEPGDFTVRTMPERYAELGDLHAGIDDAVFDLAPLLEWAHRDEAAGEQTPDAPDS; encoded by the coding sequence ATGCCCAAGGCGACCAGCCCCGCGACCGAGGTCGAGGTGGGCGGTCGCACCGTCCGGATCTCCAACCCCGACCGGGTCTACTTCCCCGACCTCGGGTTGACCAAGCTCGACCTGGCGCACTACTACCTCGCGGTCGGCGACGGCATCGTCACCGCGCTGCGGGAGCGGCCGTGCATGATGCACCGCTTCCCGGACGGCATCGGCGGCGAGCGGGTGCACCAGAAGCGGCTGCCGCGCGGCGCCCCGAAGTGGATGGAGACCGTGCACGTCACCTTCCCGCGCTGGAACCGCACCGCGGACGAGCTGTGCGTCACCGAGCTGGCGCAGGTCGTCTGGTCGGTGCAGATGAGCTGCGTGGAGTTCCACCCCTGGAACAGCCGCCGCGGGCACGTCGAGCAGCCGGACGAGTGGCGGATCGACCTCGACCCCGGCGACGAGTGCGACTTCGCGACCGTGCGCCGCGTCGCGGGCGTCGCCCACGAGGTGCTGGACGAGCTGGGCGCGACCGGATGGCCCAAGACGACCGGCTCCAAGGGGCTGCACGTGTATGTGCGGATCCCGCCCGAGCACGGCTTCGCCGACGTCCGCCGGGCGGCGCTCGCCTTCGCCCGCGAGGTGGAGCGGCGCACCGACGACGCGACGACGACCTGGTGGCGCAAGGACCGGGACCCACGTCAGGTCTTCGTCGACTTCAACCAGAACGCCCGAGACCACACCATCGCGGCGGCCTACTCCGTGCGGGCGACAGCCGACGCACGGGTCTCGGCGCCGCTGCGGTGGGACGAGGTCGCCGACTGCGAGCCGGGCGACTTCACGGTCCGCACGATGCCGGAGCGGTATGCCGAGCTCGGCGACCTGCACGCCGGCATCGACGACGCGGTCTTCGACCTCGCGCCGCTGCTGGAGTGGGCGCACCGGGACGAGGCCGCCGGCGAGCAGACCCCCGACGCGCCGGACTCCTGA
- a CDS encoding AMIN-like domain-containing (lipo)protein encodes MTDEVDVRGLLEGASRIDGDERVVPDAPWGAGRRRRTRKRVGGGVASALATVAAGALVWQTGVLGGGDGLDGVAAEFPPGGTTFVFADAATPSAQTPDPAALSAVTPVDAGELTGTRWTLQEDLWRGGDSAEVVGADAATELAFPAVGGGWGVSVDGCGQAMATGALRLEPDGAFAPPELMTTDLGCPAQVQAAEDFWMEALAGGGSLHRLGGEQAGLLLLTVVAPTTDEPVAATTPEPTGPDPVRTDSTSPDPDPTGAEPDPTGAAQEPDPPGPTSVEPTEDPEDPADPVQEPEPSAQEPSPQETEPVAPVPAPQPPVVDPGTGVDPGGGAGPELPWTDPVLRTEGGGGVAAGGALYAPSVRAGRHDGFDRVVVDLTGAGPTTGPGWVASYEASPTRGGSGLPAGVAGDSVLQLVLAGMAYPAEGDPVYDGGDYGLDTHSLGAVVEVIRTTPFEGQLQVFVGMHGEPRPYRVFTLGDPLRLVVDVDTGAAATP; translated from the coding sequence ATGACCGACGAGGTGGACGTCCGGGGCCTGCTCGAGGGTGCGTCGAGGATCGACGGCGACGAGCGGGTCGTCCCGGACGCGCCCTGGGGCGCAGGCCGACGGCGCCGCACCCGCAAGCGCGTGGGCGGCGGGGTCGCGAGCGCGCTGGCGACCGTGGCTGCCGGTGCCCTGGTGTGGCAGACGGGCGTCCTCGGCGGCGGTGACGGGCTCGACGGGGTGGCGGCGGAGTTCCCTCCCGGCGGCACCACCTTCGTCTTCGCCGACGCCGCGACGCCGTCCGCGCAGACCCCCGACCCCGCCGCCCTGTCCGCGGTGACCCCCGTGGACGCCGGCGAGCTGACCGGCACCCGGTGGACCCTGCAGGAGGACCTGTGGCGCGGCGGGGACAGCGCCGAGGTCGTCGGGGCGGACGCCGCGACCGAGCTCGCCTTCCCGGCGGTCGGCGGTGGCTGGGGCGTCTCGGTGGACGGCTGCGGCCAGGCCATGGCCACGGGTGCCCTGCGGCTCGAGCCGGACGGCGCCTTCGCGCCGCCGGAGCTCATGACCACCGACCTCGGCTGCCCGGCGCAGGTGCAGGCGGCGGAGGACTTCTGGATGGAGGCGCTCGCCGGCGGTGGTTCGCTGCACCGGCTCGGCGGTGAGCAGGCGGGCCTGCTGCTGCTCACGGTGGTCGCGCCCACGACCGACGAGCCGGTGGCCGCCACGACGCCCGAGCCGACCGGCCCCGACCCCGTGCGTACGGACTCCACCAGCCCTGACCCCGACCCGACCGGTGCGGAGCCCGACCCCACCGGCGCAGCGCAGGAGCCGGACCCGCCCGGGCCCACCTCGGTGGAGCCGACGGAGGACCCCGAGGACCCAGCGGACCCCGTCCAGGAGCCGGAGCCGTCGGCGCAGGAACCGTCGCCGCAGGAGACCGAGCCCGTCGCCCCCGTCCCCGCGCCGCAGCCTCCCGTCGTCGACCCGGGCACCGGGGTCGACCCGGGCGGCGGGGCAGGGCCCGAGCTCCCGTGGACCGACCCCGTCCTGCGGACCGAGGGCGGGGGAGGCGTGGCCGCCGGCGGCGCGCTCTACGCCCCGTCGGTGCGGGCCGGTCGCCACGACGGCTTCGACCGCGTCGTCGTGGACCTCACCGGGGCGGGCCCGACGACCGGTCCGGGCTGGGTGGCGTCCTACGAGGCCTCGCCGACCCGCGGCGGGTCAGGTCTGCCGGCGGGGGTGGCGGGGGACAGCGTGCTGCAGCTCGTGCTCGCGGGCATGGCCTACCCGGCTGAGGGAGACCCGGTCTACGACGGCGGTGACTACGGTCTCGACACCCACTCCCTGGGTGCCGTGGTCGAGGTCATCCGCACCACACCCTTCGAGGGGCAGCTCCAGGTGTTCGTCGGCATGCACGGTGAGCCCCGGCCCTACCGGGTCTTCACCCTCGGCGACCCGTTGCGCCTCGTCGTCGATGTCGACACCGGGGCGGCGGCGACTCCCTGA
- a CDS encoding SigE family RNA polymerase sigma factor: protein MLTADPAYGEFVAARGPRLRRAAYLLCGDVDLAEDLLQEALIALAEKWESVDNPDGFVRRVIYRKRVSWWRRTRREVAVERLPERGIPDGAEARARDDEVHAALRTLPPRQRAALVLRYFEDLTEAQTAQVMGVRPGTVKSLSHHAIARLREELGAQGLGAMQEKESLG, encoded by the coding sequence GTGCTGACGGCGGATCCAGCCTACGGCGAGTTCGTGGCGGCCCGAGGGCCGCGGCTGCGCCGTGCCGCCTACCTGCTCTGCGGTGACGTCGACCTCGCCGAGGACCTGCTGCAGGAGGCCCTCATCGCCCTCGCGGAGAAGTGGGAGAGCGTGGACAACCCGGACGGCTTCGTGCGCCGCGTCATCTACCGCAAGCGGGTCTCGTGGTGGCGTCGGACCCGTCGGGAGGTGGCGGTGGAGCGCCTGCCGGAGCGCGGTATACCTGATGGCGCCGAGGCCCGGGCGCGCGACGACGAGGTGCACGCGGCGCTGCGGACCCTGCCGCCCCGCCAGCGGGCGGCGCTCGTGCTGCGCTATTTCGAGGACCTCACCGAGGCGCAGACGGCGCAGGTCATGGGGGTGCGACCAGGCACGGTGAAGAGCCTGTCGCACCACGCCATCGCCCGGCTGCGCGAGGAGCTGGGCGCGCAGGGGCTCGGGGCGATGCAGGAGAAGGAGAGTCTGGGATGA
- a CDS encoding nitronate monooxygenase, giving the protein MSLVETWERPVVGAPMAGGVSSPLLAAAVSDAGGLGMLAAGYRTPEQVAADLVHVRDLTDRPFGVNLFVPRPLDRAALEPRVDDFAGHIAGEAAALGTEVGLPSWHDTDHWEAKVHLVETLAPSVVSCTFGLPDASVVQRWKGAGCEVHLTATSVAEAVAAQAAGADVVVLQGREAGGHRGTHDPSVEPEPVDHLGLLEAALPRLGVPAVVAGGVTTPGDVRRALAAGAAGVQVGTAILLAHESGASRTYRAALRSQHHTERVLTRAFTGRVAGAVANGWTREYADAPAAFPVVDQLTKPLRRAAAEQGDVERLHVWAGSGWRAAQERPAGEIVRELAG; this is encoded by the coding sequence ATGAGCCTCGTCGAGACCTGGGAGCGACCGGTCGTCGGCGCCCCGATGGCCGGCGGCGTGTCCAGCCCGCTGCTCGCCGCCGCGGTGAGCGACGCCGGCGGGCTCGGGATGCTCGCCGCGGGCTACCGCACGCCCGAGCAGGTGGCGGCCGACCTCGTGCACGTCCGCGACCTCACCGACCGTCCCTTCGGCGTCAACCTGTTCGTGCCGCGACCGCTGGACCGGGCCGCGCTCGAGCCGCGGGTGGACGACTTCGCCGGACACATCGCCGGGGAGGCAGCTGCGCTGGGGACCGAGGTGGGCCTCCCGAGCTGGCACGACACCGACCACTGGGAGGCCAAGGTGCACCTGGTGGAGACCCTGGCGCCCTCGGTCGTGTCCTGCACCTTCGGGCTGCCGGACGCCTCGGTGGTGCAGCGCTGGAAGGGCGCGGGCTGCGAGGTGCACCTCACCGCGACGAGCGTCGCGGAGGCCGTCGCGGCGCAGGCGGCGGGCGCCGACGTCGTGGTGCTCCAGGGGAGGGAGGCCGGTGGCCACCGGGGGACGCACGACCCGTCGGTCGAGCCGGAGCCGGTCGACCACCTCGGCCTCCTCGAGGCAGCGCTGCCCCGGCTCGGTGTCCCGGCGGTGGTGGCCGGCGGCGTGACGACTCCCGGTGACGTGCGTCGTGCCCTGGCCGCGGGCGCGGCCGGCGTGCAGGTCGGCACCGCGATCCTGCTGGCGCACGAGTCCGGGGCGTCGAGGACCTACCGGGCGGCGCTGCGGAGTCAGCATCACACCGAGCGGGTGCTCACCCGGGCCTTCACCGGGCGCGTCGCCGGTGCCGTGGCCAACGGCTGGACCCGTGAGTATGCCGATGCCCCCGCCGCCTTCCCGGTCGTGGACCAGCTGACCAAGCCGCTGCGCCGCGCGGCGGCCGAGCAGGGCGACGTCGAGCGCCTCCACGTCTGGGCCGGCTCCGGGTGGCGGGCAGCGCAGGAGCGGCCGGCCGGCGAGATCGTCCGCGAGCTGGCCGGATGA
- a CDS encoding deoxyguanosinetriphosphate triphosphohydrolase — protein MSSEGQGGYAASDRERWLAEDPAQKRSDRQDFARDRARVLHSAALRRLAATTQVVSPTSDDFVRNRLTHSLEVAQIGREFGAALGCDADVVDTACLAHDIGHPPFGHNGEAALDRIAAAAGGFEGNAQSLRVLTRLEAKRSHDDGRPAGLNLTRASLDAATKYPWSRGAGPEGTPPGKFGVYPDDAPVFAWVRSGAPTGQPHRRCLEAQVMDWADDVAYCVHDVEDAIASGRIDPRALRSADVQRTVAALAHDWYAPDLAEGALGEALGEILGTGWVPTSHTGTRADLAALKDMTSRLIGHFVHTVELATRERHGPGPLTRYAADLVVPDRVRAQAAALKGVAAHFVMLSEERRSTMEHQQQVVAELVEHYATDPGRLDPLHAEAVRAAEQAGEDRARLRAVVDQVASLSDARALAVHGRMREVA, from the coding sequence GTGAGCAGCGAGGGCCAGGGCGGGTATGCCGCGTCCGACCGGGAGCGGTGGCTGGCCGAGGACCCTGCGCAGAAGCGGTCCGACCGGCAGGACTTCGCCCGGGACCGGGCGCGGGTGCTGCACTCGGCGGCGTTGCGCCGGCTGGCGGCGACCACGCAGGTGGTCTCGCCGACCAGCGACGACTTCGTCCGCAACCGCCTCACCCACTCGCTGGAGGTGGCGCAGATCGGGCGGGAGTTCGGCGCGGCCCTCGGGTGCGACGCCGATGTCGTCGACACCGCGTGCCTCGCGCACGACATCGGGCACCCGCCCTTCGGCCACAACGGGGAGGCCGCGCTGGACCGGATCGCCGCGGCTGCCGGGGGCTTCGAGGGGAACGCCCAGTCGCTGCGGGTACTCACCCGGCTGGAGGCGAAGCGCAGCCACGACGACGGTCGTCCCGCCGGGCTCAACCTGACCCGGGCCAGCCTCGACGCCGCGACGAAGTACCCCTGGTCCCGTGGTGCCGGTCCCGAGGGCACGCCGCCCGGCAAGTTCGGCGTCTACCCCGACGACGCGCCCGTCTTCGCCTGGGTGCGGTCGGGGGCGCCCACGGGTCAGCCCCACCGCCGGTGCCTCGAGGCGCAGGTCATGGACTGGGCCGACGACGTCGCCTACTGCGTCCACGACGTCGAGGACGCGATCGCCTCGGGCCGCATCGACCCGCGTGCGTTGCGCTCCGCCGACGTGCAGCGGACGGTGGCCGCGCTCGCGCACGACTGGTATGCACCCGACCTCGCCGAGGGCGCGCTCGGCGAGGCGCTGGGGGAGATCCTCGGCACCGGGTGGGTGCCGACCAGCCACACGGGCACCCGCGCCGACCTGGCGGCGCTCAAGGACATGACCTCGCGGCTCATCGGTCACTTCGTGCATACCGTCGAGCTGGCGACGCGCGAGCGCCACGGGCCCGGACCGCTCACCCGGTATGCCGCGGACCTCGTCGTCCCCGACCGGGTGCGCGCCCAGGCGGCCGCGCTCAAGGGTGTAGCGGCCCACTTCGTCATGCTCAGCGAGGAGCGGCGCAGCACCATGGAGCACCAGCAGCAGGTCGTCGCCGAGCTCGTGGAGCACTACGCGACGGACCCGGGCCGGCTGGACCCGTTGCACGCGGAGGCGGTGCGTGCCGCCGAGCAGGCGGGCGAGGACCGGGCACGGCTGCGGGCCGTCGTCGACCAGGTGGCGAGCCTGTCCGACGCGCGGGCGCTGGCGGTCCACGGACGGATGCGGGAGGTCGCATGA
- a CDS encoding DUF2277 domain-containing protein has protein sequence MCRNIRPLNNFEPPATRSEVQAAALQYVRKVGGASKPSQANEQAYATAVATIAAATQDLLDSLVTSAPPKDRDVEATKARARAAKRYASA, from the coding sequence ATGTGCCGCAACATCCGCCCGCTCAACAACTTCGAGCCGCCCGCCACCCGCTCCGAGGTGCAGGCCGCCGCGCTGCAGTACGTCCGCAAGGTCGGCGGCGCGAGCAAGCCCTCGCAGGCCAACGAGCAGGCCTACGCCACGGCGGTCGCCACGATCGCCGCGGCGACGCAGGACCTGCTCGACTCCCTGGTCACGTCGGCACCGCCGAAGGACCGGGACGTGGAGGCGACCAAGGCACGGGCCCGCGCGGCCAAGCGCTACGCCTCGGCCTGA
- a CDS encoding aspartate aminotransferase family protein has product MGTLWHPFSDMGAVEQTGELILTRGEGVHVYDRDDRRYLDATAGLWFTNVGHGRGELADAAAEQMRRIAAYSTFGDYATDTAVALADRLEGIAPVAGSKIFFTSGGSDSIDTAAKMARRYWVEQGRPDKTVLLSRSKAYHGMHYAGTALAGIPGNREGYGELVPDTAQVEWDSAESLRSTIEGVGADRVAAFFCEPIIGAGGVYLPPEGYLAEVRKICTEHDILFVADEVITGYGRFGGSWFASAALGLEPDMVATAKGLTSGYAPMGAVLVAPRVWEPFFRPGAGVWFRHGYTYSGHAASAAVALANLDLIEREGLLDEADRLAQTLHRELAPLAGHDHVIEVRSGLGAVAAIQLADPATAMRFAVDVRGHGVATRACGAGAIQVSPAFVMTDEQVQELAGALRAALDAMPAAA; this is encoded by the coding sequence ATGGGCACCTTGTGGCATCCGTTCTCCGATATGGGCGCGGTCGAGCAGACCGGCGAGCTGATCCTCACCCGCGGCGAGGGGGTCCACGTCTACGACCGGGACGACCGGCGCTACCTCGACGCGACGGCGGGGCTGTGGTTCACCAACGTCGGCCACGGCCGTGGTGAGCTGGCCGACGCCGCCGCCGAGCAGATGCGCCGGATCGCGGCATACTCCACCTTCGGCGACTACGCCACCGACACGGCGGTGGCCCTCGCCGACCGGTTGGAGGGCATCGCCCCGGTCGCCGGGAGCAAGATCTTCTTCACCTCCGGCGGCTCGGACTCCATCGACACGGCCGCCAAGATGGCGCGCCGCTACTGGGTCGAGCAGGGACGGCCGGACAAGACGGTCTTGCTCTCGCGCTCCAAGGCCTACCACGGCATGCACTACGCCGGCACCGCACTGGCGGGGATCCCGGGCAACCGCGAGGGCTACGGCGAGTTGGTGCCCGACACCGCGCAGGTCGAGTGGGACTCCGCGGAGAGCCTGCGGTCGACGATCGAGGGCGTGGGCGCCGACCGGGTCGCGGCCTTCTTCTGCGAGCCGATCATCGGCGCCGGCGGGGTCTACCTCCCGCCCGAGGGCTACCTCGCGGAGGTCCGCAAGATCTGCACCGAGCACGACATCCTCTTCGTCGCCGACGAGGTCATCACCGGCTACGGCCGCTTCGGCGGCTCGTGGTTCGCCAGCGCGGCGCTCGGGCTGGAGCCGGACATGGTCGCCACGGCCAAGGGGCTGACCAGCGGGTATGCCCCGATGGGCGCCGTCCTCGTCGCACCCCGCGTGTGGGAGCCGTTCTTCCGGCCGGGGGCCGGGGTCTGGTTCCGGCACGGCTACACCTACTCCGGGCACGCGGCCTCGGCAGCCGTGGCCCTGGCCAACCTCGACCTCATCGAGCGGGAAGGCCTGCTGGACGAGGCCGACCGGCTCGCGCAGACCCTGCACCGTGAGCTGGCCCCGCTGGCCGGGCACGACCACGTCATCGAGGTCCGCTCCGGCCTGGGTGCCGTGGCCGCGATCCAGCTCGCCGACCCGGCGACGGCGATGCGCTTCGCCGTCGACGTGCGCGGGCACGGGGTGGCGACCCGCGCGTGCGGCGCCGGTGCCATCCAGGTCTCGCCCGCCTTCGTCATGACCGACGAGCAGGTGCAGGAGCTGGCCGGTGCGCTGCGCGCGGCCCTGGACGCGATGCCGGCGGCGGCATGA